Proteins encoded by one window of Salvia splendens isolate huo1 chromosome 5, SspV2, whole genome shotgun sequence:
- the LOC121804057 gene encoding toMV resistance protein Tm-2(2)-like → MSSEVKLGQHLVASMRGRRYIVALDDVRDTEILARLRSWLPEQNNGSIVLVTTGMAEVTEFDESFFLFEILVVLNEAINWRCIKGLIESRGWVVTAAFEEAGKKIVGNCGGFRIVVAKVMVALLRSEKSLNLWNKLAQIKMIPFSRLMMRYWR, encoded by the coding sequence ATGAGTTCAGAAGTGAAATTAGGGCAACATCTCGTCGCGAGCATGAGGGGGAGGAGATACATCGTTGCTTTAGACGACGTGCGGGATACCGAGATTTTGGCGCGGCTGAGGAGCTGGCTGCCGGAGCAGAACAACGGGAGCATAGTGCTCGTGACGACCGGCATGGCTGAAGTTACCGAATTTGATGAGAGTTTTTTCCTATTTGAAATTCTGGTGGTGTTGAATGAGGCGATCAACTGGAGGTGTATTAAGGGGTTGATTGAGAGCCGCGGCTGGGTGGTGACGGCGGCGTTTGAGGAGGCCGGGAAGAAGATTGTGGGGAATTGTGGAGGGTTCCGGATTGTGGTGGCCAAGGTTATGGTGGCGCTGCTAAGATCGGAGAAGTCGCTTAACTTGTGGAACAAGCTAGCTCAGATAAAGATGATCCCATTTTCAAGGTTGATGATGAGATATTGGAGGTAA